Proteins found in one Roseovarius pelagicus genomic segment:
- a CDS encoding efflux RND transporter periplasmic adaptor subunit — translation MPENTKRAARDVQIKGNRTYFPLILAAALVVGPHPAWAENATATPQKAVTIASVTVASVVEAKMIGRVPVSGTLVPREEVLVFPEVNGSPIDTLQADVGDLVKAGDVLATLNARTLTAELARSKAEFARAKSSVGQAKSQIVSAKATATRTTAALDRAKRLMEAGTTTQTVLDQALADSQTADAAVASATDGLAVAEAQLQQAQAQLDIAELNLERTTLRAPVDGLISARNGQIGAIAASGGEPIFRMIENGIVEVEAEVIETALGQITKGDAVNLSVAGVGDVSGVVRRISPTVDPVNRLGTIRIETDTQNDLRSGVFVSGWVITDQRTSPAVPTSAVLTDSAGTFVLVVADGVLEKRSVVAGLIWNDLREIVKGLTKGEVVVAKAGSFFGDGDKINPIFPKTTTAEADSE, via the coding sequence ATGCCGGAAAACACGAAACGTGCAGCACGCGATGTACAAATCAAAGGCAATCGCACGTATTTTCCGTTGATACTCGCGGCGGCTCTGGTTGTTGGTCCACATCCGGCATGGGCCGAAAACGCGACCGCAACGCCGCAAAAGGCGGTGACGATCGCCTCTGTTACAGTCGCCTCGGTGGTTGAGGCCAAAATGATTGGCCGGGTTCCGGTGTCGGGGACGCTGGTGCCGCGCGAAGAAGTGCTGGTCTTTCCGGAGGTGAATGGGTCGCCGATTGACACATTGCAGGCCGATGTTGGCGATCTGGTAAAGGCGGGCGATGTTCTGGCTACGCTGAATGCGCGAACCCTGACCGCAGAACTGGCGCGATCCAAGGCAGAGTTTGCCCGAGCCAAATCCAGTGTCGGGCAGGCCAAAAGCCAAATCGTGTCAGCAAAGGCGACAGCAACACGGACGACGGCGGCGCTCGACCGGGCAAAGCGTCTGATGGAGGCAGGGACGACAACCCAGACAGTGCTGGATCAGGCGCTGGCTGACTCGCAAACCGCTGATGCGGCTGTTGCATCTGCCACCGATGGTCTGGCAGTGGCCGAGGCACAGTTACAGCAGGCGCAGGCGCAACTGGATATTGCCGAACTTAATCTGGAGAGAACAACCCTGCGGGCGCCGGTTGATGGTTTGATCTCTGCACGCAACGGCCAGATCGGGGCGATTGCCGCATCCGGTGGAGAGCCGATTTTCCGCATGATTGAAAACGGCATTGTCGAAGTCGAGGCAGAGGTGATCGAGACCGCGCTGGGGCAGATCACCAAGGGGGATGCCGTTAACCTGTCAGTGGCGGGGGTGGGCGACGTGTCCGGCGTCGTCAGGCGCATTTCACCGACGGTTGATCCAGTCAATCGGTTGGGAACGATCCGCATTGAGACGGACACTCAGAATGATCTGAGGTCCGGTGTGTTCGTCAGCGGCTGGGTGATCACGGATCAGAGAACGTCGCCGGCAGTCCCGACATCCGCCGTTTTGACTGACAGCGCGGGTACTTTTGTCCTCGTTGTCGCGGACGGTGTTTTGGAAAAACGCAGCGTCGTTGCCGGATTGATCTGGAATGACCTGCGCGAGATTGTGAAGGGCCTGACCAAGGGCGAAGTTGTCGTGGCCAAGGCTGGTTCTTTCTTTGGCGACGGCGACAAGATCAACCCGATTTTTCCCAAAACGACCACAGCAGAGGCTGACTCCGAATGA
- a CDS encoding efflux RND transporter permease subunit, with protein sequence MNMSTWAIRKPVPSLALFLVLVIVGMVSFFRLPVTQFPNIDIPIVTVGIAQPGAAPSEIANQIVKPVESAVSDVTGVSHVSATATDGYATVTIEFDLEVDTDRALNDVKDAVAGIISDLPDSIMEPNIQRVDVTGMPILTYAVSDPTRTIEDLSYFVDEIVARELTAEDGVGKVDRIGGGDEAIQVELDPDRMLALGLTAADINSQLMQNNIDLGGGSGDLAGQEFSIRALGSAATVAELASTPITLGSGRTVRLDQMGTVAFGATETETFAMFNGQPVVAFGVFRSTGASDLAAGDNAKARLAVLEEAYPNASFSLIDDATHYTEGNYHSAMETLYEGAALAIIVVFLFLKNWRATIITAVALPLSIIPTFIVMSYLGFSLNTVSLLGITLVTGILVDDAIVEIENIVRHIQMGKPAYEASEEAASEIGMTVIAISFTIVAVFAPVSFMSGIAGQYFKQFGLTVAVAVLFSLLVARLITPMMAAYLLRDGIAPEEEKDGWIMRAYMRILGWTLHNRVITLTLGLAIFAASIFSATLLPTEFVPPSDTGRASVSIELPPGSLMEETRAVSRRVTEAIRTVPEVETVFVDGQDTTATIRIGFGSKTDRERSSFEIIDQLEVLLAPIPDVRLFVLSESGTRDLSISVLGNAVDTTAVAAAALAKEMNKLPEIVGAASAASLLRPEIQITPKSELAAEMGITSAALASTVRIATIGESGGNVAKFNTGERQIPILVRLEEDARNDLFRMSGLRIPSTTGAPVPLSVVADMALSTGPTSIERYDRQYRTTVEADVADGYLLGPATAAVNALPIAMDMPEGTSIQAGGDAEVMEEIFTQFGLAMGAGILLVYVVLVLLFASFVTPITILMSLPLAIGGAIFGLYVYGAGIGLSVVIGFLMLMGIVTKNAIMLVEFALEAMKDGVEKDAAMMDAGHKRARPIIMTTIAMTAGMVPSALALGEGGEFRAPMAVAVIGGLLLSTVLSLLFVPSLFSMIDGMKTRIRRGLVTTFGTNKPRDA encoded by the coding sequence ATGAACATGTCCACATGGGCCATTCGCAAGCCGGTGCCATCGCTGGCGTTGTTCCTGGTTCTGGTGATTGTTGGGATGGTCAGCTTTTTCCGACTGCCGGTGACGCAGTTTCCCAACATCGACATTCCGATCGTGACAGTGGGGATCGCACAGCCCGGTGCGGCACCATCGGAAATCGCCAACCAGATCGTCAAGCCGGTTGAAAGCGCTGTCTCGGATGTCACGGGGGTGAGCCATGTGTCGGCAACGGCGACCGACGGATATGCCACCGTGACGATCGAATTCGATCTGGAGGTTGATACCGACCGGGCACTGAACGACGTCAAGGACGCGGTGGCGGGGATCATCAGTGATCTGCCTGACAGTATCATGGAGCCAAACATTCAGCGCGTCGACGTCACGGGGATGCCAATCCTGACCTACGCCGTGTCTGACCCCACGCGCACCATCGAGGATCTGTCCTATTTCGTGGACGAGATCGTTGCACGCGAACTGACTGCCGAGGATGGCGTTGGCAAGGTCGATCGGATCGGGGGCGGTGATGAGGCCATTCAGGTCGAACTTGACCCGGACCGTATGCTGGCCCTTGGGCTGACGGCGGCGGATATCAACAGCCAACTTATGCAGAACAACATCGATCTGGGCGGTGGATCGGGTGATCTGGCGGGGCAAGAGTTTTCTATCCGTGCGCTGGGCAGTGCTGCGACCGTTGCAGAACTGGCGTCGACACCGATCACACTTGGATCGGGCCGGACTGTGCGACTGGATCAGATGGGCACGGTTGCCTTTGGTGCGACCGAGACGGAGACCTTTGCCATGTTCAACGGCCAGCCGGTCGTCGCGTTCGGCGTGTTCCGCTCGACCGGGGCCAGCGATCTGGCAGCGGGGGACAATGCCAAGGCCAGGCTGGCCGTATTGGAGGAAGCATATCCGAATGCCAGCTTTTCGCTGATTGATGATGCAACGCATTACACCGAGGGAAATTATCATTCCGCGATGGAGACGCTCTATGAGGGGGCGGCGCTGGCCATCATCGTGGTTTTCCTGTTCCTCAAGAATTGGCGCGCGACGATCATCACGGCGGTAGCATTGCCACTGTCGATCATTCCCACCTTCATCGTGATGAGTTATCTGGGCTTCTCGCTCAACACTGTATCGCTGTTGGGGATCACGTTGGTAACGGGAATTCTGGTGGATGATGCGATTGTCGAGATCGAGAATATCGTTCGACATATCCAGATGGGCAAACCGGCCTATGAGGCCTCGGAGGAAGCGGCGTCAGAGATCGGTATGACGGTGATCGCAATTAGCTTTACCATCGTGGCAGTGTTTGCGCCGGTTAGCTTCATGTCCGGAATCGCGGGTCAGTATTTCAAACAGTTCGGCCTGACCGTCGCTGTTGCGGTGTTGTTCTCGCTACTGGTTGCGCGCCTGATCACACCGATGATGGCCGCGTATCTTCTACGTGACGGGATCGCGCCGGAGGAAGAGAAAGACGGATGGATCATGCGCGCCTACATGCGCATTCTGGGATGGACGTTGCACAACCGGGTGATCACGCTGACATTGGGGCTGGCTATTTTCGCCGCGTCCATTTTCTCGGCCACATTGCTGCCGACAGAGTTCGTGCCCCCCTCTGATACCGGACGTGCCAGTGTATCGATCGAATTGCCGCCGGGATCGCTGATGGAGGAAACGCGCGCAGTCTCGCGCCGTGTCACCGAAGCAATCCGCACAGTACCCGAAGTTGAAACGGTGTTCGTGGACGGTCAGGATACGACGGCGACGATACGCATCGGCTTCGGGTCAAAAACGGATCGTGAACGCAGCTCATTCGAGATCATCGACCAACTGGAAGTTCTGCTGGCCCCGATACCGGATGTCCGTCTCTTTGTTCTGTCCGAGAGTGGAACTCGTGACTTGTCGATCAGTGTTCTGGGGAATGCAGTCGATACGACCGCCGTTGCGGCTGCGGCTCTGGCCAAGGAAATGAACAAGCTGCCCGAAATCGTCGGCGCGGCGAGCGCGGCATCCTTGCTGCGGCCCGAGATCCAGATAACGCCGAAATCAGAGCTGGCGGCGGAAATGGGTATCACATCTGCGGCGCTGGCCTCGACCGTGCGAATTGCGACCATTGGTGAATCCGGCGGCAATGTCGCCAAGTTTAATACCGGCGAGCGGCAGATACCGATCCTCGTGCGATTGGAGGAAGACGCGCGAAACGACCTGTTTCGCATGTCCGGCTTGCGCATTCCCAGCACAACAGGCGCACCTGTGCCGCTGAGCGTGGTGGCCGACATGGCACTGTCCACGGGGCCTACGTCGATAGAACGTTATGACCGCCAATACCGTACCACGGTCGAAGCGGACGTGGCCGACGGGTATCTTCTGGGACCGGCCACTGCTGCGGTCAACGCGCTGCCCATCGCTATGGATATGCCAGAGGGCACATCTATTCAGGCAGGTGGTGATGCCGAAGTGATGGAAGAAATCTTTACCCAGTTCGGGCTGGCAATGGGGGCAGGTATCTTGCTGGTTTATGTCGTCCTCGTGCTGCTTTTTGCCAGTTTCGTCACGCCGATCACAATCCTGATGTCGCTGCCGCTGGCGATCGGTGGCGCGATCTTCGGCCTGTATGTCTATGGTGCGGGCATCGGTCTGTCGGTGGTTATCGGCTTCCTGATGTTGATGGGCATCGTGACCAAGAACGCCATCATGCTGGTCGAATTTGCACTGGAGGCCATGAAAGACGGCGTGGAGAAAGACGCAGCGATGATGGATGCCGGGCACAAACGGGCGCGACCGATCATTATGACCACGATTGCGATGACTGCCGGCATGGTGCCGAGCGCGCTTGCTCTCGGCGAAGGCGGTGAGTTTCGCGCACCGATGGCGGTGGCCGTGATCGGGGGCTTGTTGCTGTCTACCGTGCTTTCACTGCTGTTTGTACCGTCGCTCTTTAGTATGATCGACGGGATGAAAACGCGCATTCGACGTGGGTTAGTGACTACCTTTGGTACAAACAAACCGAGAGACGCGTGA
- a CDS encoding GbsR/MarR family transcriptional regulator — protein MTKDMQQTRIEFIEKIGLIAQGDGLPRIAGRVLGLLVWGGDAVAFGDIASQLQVSRGSVSTATRILEDRCLVRRVTKPGQRQDFFQLSDNPYASMMEGVATGLARAQHEIDNTLAEIPDEATDVKARVAAYANFYQSLNKAVRGIIDDIG, from the coding sequence ATGACCAAGGACATGCAACAGACACGCATTGAGTTCATTGAGAAGATCGGCCTGATCGCGCAGGGCGATGGCTTGCCTCGGATCGCCGGGCGCGTTCTGGGCTTACTGGTGTGGGGCGGTGATGCTGTGGCGTTCGGTGATATTGCCAGCCAACTACAGGTCAGTCGCGGCAGCGTCAGCACGGCCACGCGGATTCTGGAAGATCGTTGCCTAGTGCGGCGTGTCACCAAGCCGGGACAGAGGCAGGATTTTTTCCAGCTGTCCGACAATCCCTATGCCAGCATGATGGAAGGTGTGGCGACAGGCCTGGCGCGTGCGCAGCATGAAATTGATAATACGTTGGCCGAGATTCCGGATGAGGCAACCGACGTTAAGGCGCGCGTGGCAGCCTATGCGAATTTCTACCAAAGCTTGAACAAGGCCGTTCGTGGGATCATCGATGATATTGGATAA
- a CDS encoding flavodoxin family protein, whose product MTKLLIVYHSKTGGSRQMAEAAADAARDEAETILKRADQAGPNDLLEADGYIFCGPENLAAIAGVMKDFFDRCYYPVLGKIEARPYAQMVCAGSDGENAVRQVARIAQGWRLRQVQDPLIVCTHAQTPEEILAEKTIPEAELDTCRELGMALAAGLSMGVF is encoded by the coding sequence ATGACCAAGCTCTTGATTGTCTATCATTCGAAAACCGGCGGTAGTCGACAAATGGCCGAGGCTGCGGCGGACGCTGCGCGTGATGAGGCAGAGACGATACTGAAACGTGCCGATCAGGCTGGCCCGAATGATTTGCTGGAGGCTGACGGGTATATCTTTTGCGGGCCAGAGAACCTTGCCGCGATTGCAGGGGTGATGAAGGATTTCTTTGATCGTTGTTATTATCCGGTTTTGGGCAAGATCGAGGCGCGGCCCTATGCGCAGATGGTCTGTGCTGGGTCGGACGGCGAAAATGCTGTACGTCAGGTTGCGCGGATCGCGCAGGGATGGCGCCTGCGTCAAGTGCAGGATCCGCTGATCGTCTGCACCCACGCCCAGACGCCAGAGGAAATTCTGGCCGAAAAAACAATACCCGAAGCCGAACTGGATACATGCCGCGAGCTGGGCATGGCGCTGGCGGCAGGGCTGAGCATGGGCGTGTTCTGA
- a CDS encoding GntR family transcriptional regulator: MHTPPHTRGDQAEQIVTGLRADILSGALPPNAPLGQQEIAARFAVSRIPVREALRRLEHDGLVSIVPNTSARVTPLRIADLIELSEMRIAAETLALRRAVPNLSDAHIDEAEAIQTRLEAAPPAEFAQLNADFHRQLYMPAARPRLLAHIDALGLLAERYLRRTVEKLDYAGTSHAEHHAILGACRARDADHAVSLLTYHIDTAVSTLSTALIEEGQIAT, translated from the coding sequence ATGCATACGCCTCCTCACACACGCGGCGATCAGGCCGAACAGATCGTAACCGGCCTGCGCGCCGACATTTTGTCAGGCGCGCTGCCTCCAAACGCGCCGCTGGGACAACAAGAGATCGCCGCGCGATTTGCGGTCAGCCGCATTCCCGTACGCGAGGCCTTGCGACGGCTGGAGCATGATGGGCTGGTCAGCATCGTGCCAAACACCAGCGCACGGGTAACGCCACTGCGCATTGCTGATCTGATCGAGCTAAGTGAGATGCGGATTGCCGCCGAAACACTGGCGCTGCGCCGCGCGGTGCCCAACCTCAGCGATGCGCACATTGACGAGGCAGAGGCGATCCAGACCCGGCTGGAGGCAGCACCACCCGCTGAGTTTGCACAACTCAACGCCGATTTTCACCGTCAGTTATACATGCCCGCAGCACGCCCGCGTCTGCTGGCACATATCGACGCGCTTGGTCTGCTGGCAGAACGCTACCTGCGGCGTACGGTCGAAAAACTGGACTATGCCGGGACGTCGCATGCCGAACATCACGCGATCTTGGGCGCCTGCCGGGCGCGGGATGCTGATCACGCCGTAAGTCTGCTAACCTATCATATCGACACGGCAGTGAGTACGCTCAGCACCGCACTGATTGAGGAAGGCCAAATCGCGACATAG
- a CDS encoding benzoate/H(+) symporter BenE family transporter has protein sequence MRISIVISALVAVLVGFGGSVAIILAAADALEATEGQKATWITVLCLSMMITTGYLSLRHRLPIVTAWSTPGAALLAGVSGTSLEVAAGAFVLAALLLIATGLVPMLERAVSRIPGAVASAMLAGVLFTFVADAFRAVPGAEALVLPLLALFFLVRLFSPIWAVLTVLAVGVPLAMWLGLAAPVWQGGLPPMEMIVPVFDPGAVLGIAVPLYLVTMASQNLPGFAVLRAAGYPVPGRSILLVTGAASAVSALWGAHSSNLAAITASICTGPDAHPDPEKRWLTGPVYAVGYAAIALVAMPLVLLFASFPPALIAVVAGVALLGPFIGSLGGALATSAHAAPAAVTFVVTASGLSMMGIGAAFWGLAAGLVLVALEWAATTVRR, from the coding sequence ATGCGCATTTCAATCGTCATTTCCGCACTGGTGGCTGTATTGGTCGGCTTTGGTGGCTCCGTCGCGATCATCCTCGCTGCCGCCGATGCGCTGGAGGCAACCGAGGGGCAGAAGGCGACATGGATCACGGTTCTGTGCCTGTCGATGATGATCACAACCGGATATCTCAGCCTGCGCCACCGCCTGCCGATTGTCACCGCATGGTCCACGCCAGGTGCGGCACTGTTGGCGGGTGTCAGCGGCACGTCGCTGGAAGTGGCGGCCGGGGCGTTCGTGCTGGCCGCGTTGTTGTTGATCGCGACAGGGTTGGTGCCGATGCTGGAACGGGCGGTGTCACGCATCCCCGGCGCGGTGGCCTCTGCGATGTTGGCTGGGGTGCTCTTTACCTTCGTTGCGGATGCGTTTCGCGCCGTGCCGGGGGCAGAGGCGCTGGTGTTGCCGCTGCTTGCGCTGTTTTTCCTAGTGCGATTGTTCTCGCCCATTTGGGCGGTGCTGACCGTGTTGGCGGTCGGGGTGCCGTTGGCGATGTGGCTAGGACTGGCCGCGCCCGTCTGGCAGGGTGGCCTGCCGCCGATGGAGATGATCGTGCCGGTGTTCGATCCGGGCGCTGTTCTGGGGATCGCGGTACCGCTCTATCTGGTGACGATGGCATCGCAGAACCTGCCGGGATTTGCCGTGCTACGTGCTGCGGGATATCCGGTGCCGGGGCGGTCGATCCTGTTGGTCACAGGGGCCGCGTCTGCGGTGTCGGCGCTCTGGGGGGCGCATTCCAGCAATCTGGCCGCGATCACCGCGTCGATCTGTACGGGACCGGACGCGCATCCCGACCCGGAGAAACGCTGGCTGACCGGGCCCGTCTATGCGGTGGGCTATGCCGCGATTGCGCTTGTGGCGATGCCTTTGGTGCTGCTCTTTGCCAGCTTTCCGCCTGCCCTGATAGCGGTGGTGGCAGGCGTGGCATTGCTGGGGCCGTTTATCGGGTCATTGGGCGGGGCACTGGCGACGTCGGCGCATGCGGCACCTGCGGCTGTCACCTTTGTCGTGACTGCCTCGGGCCTGAGTATGATGGGCATTGGCGCGGCTTTCTGGGGACTGGCGGCGGGGCTGGTGCTGGTTGCGCTGGAATGGGCGGCAACGACTGTGCGGCGCTGA
- the tig gene encoding trigger factor codes for MQVTETQNEGLKRAYTMLLTAQELDDKVIEKLKEAQPDVEMKGFRKGKVPLALMKKNFGPRVMGEAMQEAVDNAMKAHFEATGDRPAGEPAVKMANEDWKEGDDVQVEMSYEALPEIPDLDMKKVKLERMKVTPDDAAVDEALASLAESAQDFDDRKKGSKAKDGDQITMDFVGKVDGEAFEGGSAEDYPLVLGSNSFIPGFEEQLVGVKADEEKDVTVNFPDDYQAEHLAGKEAVFSCTIKAVKAPKAAEIDDELAKKFGAEDLDGLKGQIRERLEAEYAGAARAVMKRALLDQLDEMVDFDLPPSMVDSEAGQIAHQLWHDENPDVQGHDHPEVEPTEEHIKLAKRRVRLGLLLADLGQRAEVQVSDAEMTQAIMEQARQYPGQERQFFEYVQQNQQMQQQMRAPIFEEKVVDYVVELSDVTEKEVSKDELQKQIEALDEE; via the coding sequence ATGCAGGTCACCGAGACCCAAAATGAGGGGCTGAAACGCGCCTACACGATGCTGCTCACGGCGCAAGAGCTGGATGACAAGGTCATCGAAAAGCTGAAAGAAGCGCAACCCGATGTCGAAATGAAGGGCTTTCGCAAAGGCAAAGTGCCGCTGGCCCTGATGAAAAAGAACTTTGGCCCCCGCGTGATGGGCGAGGCCATGCAAGAGGCCGTCGACAATGCGATGAAGGCCCATTTCGAGGCCACTGGTGACCGTCCTGCGGGCGAGCCAGCAGTCAAGATGGCCAATGAAGATTGGAAAGAGGGCGACGACGTTCAGGTCGAAATGTCCTATGAGGCACTGCCCGAAATCCCCGATCTGGACATGAAAAAAGTCAAGCTGGAGCGGATGAAAGTCACGCCTGATGATGCGGCCGTGGACGAAGCTCTGGCGAGCCTTGCGGAAAGTGCTCAGGATTTTGATGATCGCAAGAAGGGCAGCAAGGCCAAAGATGGCGATCAGATCACGATGGATTTCGTCGGCAAGGTTGACGGCGAGGCATTCGAGGGTGGCTCGGCAGAGGATTATCCGCTGGTTCTGGGTTCCAACAGCTTTATCCCCGGATTCGAGGAACAGCTGGTTGGCGTGAAAGCGGACGAAGAAAAAGACGTGACCGTCAATTTCCCCGACGATTATCAGGCAGAGCATCTGGCTGGTAAAGAAGCAGTGTTCAGCTGCACGATCAAAGCGGTCAAGGCGCCCAAGGCGGCGGAAATCGACGACGAGTTGGCCAAGAAGTTTGGTGCCGAGGACCTTGATGGTCTGAAAGGGCAGATCCGCGAGCGGCTGGAAGCCGAATACGCCGGTGCCGCCCGCGCGGTGATGAAGCGCGCGCTGCTGGATCAACTGGATGAGATGGTCGATTTTGATCTGCCGCCGTCGATGGTCGACTCTGAGGCAGGCCAGATCGCGCACCAGTTGTGGCACGACGAGAACCCCGATGTTCAGGGCCACGACCATCCTGAAGTCGAGCCGACCGAAGAACATATCAAGCTGGCCAAGCGCCGTGTGCGTCTGGGTCTGCTACTCGCCGATCTGGGGCAGCGCGCCGAAGTTCAGGTGTCGGATGCGGAGATGACCCAAGCGATCATGGAGCAGGCCCGCCAGTACCCCGGTCAGGAACGCCAGTTCTTTGAGTATGTGCAGCAGAACCAGCAGATGCAGCAGCAGATGCGCGCGCCGATCTTCGAGGAAAAGGTCGTCGATTATGTGGTCGAGCTGTCGGACGTGACCGAAAAGGAAGTGTCCAAGGATGAGCTGCAAAAGCAGATCGAGGCGCTTGACGAAGAGTGA
- a CDS encoding lytic transglycosylase domain-containing protein: MFARLCIPAVLLLLGACGSTKAPETVVGPALYPGETPQIRLLVNQYADHYDVPRPLVHKVIQRESDYRPAARNGPYYGMMQILPATARGMGFRGQPNDLLDAETNLRWAVKYLRGAWLVSDGDMDEAVMWYARGYYYEARDRCQLVETGLLEREIARHCR, from the coding sequence ATGTTCGCACGCCTCTGCATCCCCGCCGTCCTGCTGCTCCTAGGTGCCTGCGGGTCGACGAAAGCCCCAGAAACCGTTGTCGGCCCTGCCCTCTATCCGGGGGAAACGCCGCAAATCCGCCTGCTCGTCAACCAATACGCAGACCATTACGACGTGCCCCGCCCACTGGTTCACAAGGTCATCCAGCGCGAGAGCGACTACCGGCCAGCGGCCCGTAACGGTCCCTATTACGGTATGATGCAAATCCTGCCCGCCACGGCGCGCGGCATGGGCTTTCGCGGGCAACCCAATGACCTGTTGGATGCCGAAACCAATCTACGCTGGGCGGTGAAGTACCTGCGCGGCGCGTGGCTGGTATCGGATGGTGACATGGATGAGGCGGTGATGTGGTACGCGCGCGGCTACTACTATGAGGCCCGTGATCGTTGTCAGCTGGTCGAGACTGGTTTGCTGGAACGCGAGATTGCCCGGCATTGCCGATAA
- the metG gene encoding methionine--tRNA ligase, translating into MARHLITSAIPYINGIKHLGNLIGSQLPADLYARYLRQRGHEVLFLCATDEHGTPAELAAAKAGKPVADYCAEMHIVQADIARGFRLSFDHFGRSSSPQNHALTQHFAGRLADQDLIREVSEKQVYSNADGRFLPDRYIEGTCPNCGYDKARGDQCENCTKQLDPTDLIEPRSAISGSTDLEVRETKHLYLKQSGMRGQLNDWIDSKADWPILTTSIARKWLNDGDGLRDRGITRDLDWGIPVRKGTEDWPGMEGKVFYVWFDAPIEYIACAGEWAQANDLTDSDWQRWWRTDMGADDVRYTQFMGKDNVPFHTLSFPATILGSGEPWKLVDYIKSFNYLNYDGGQFSTSQGRGVFMDQALDILPADYWRWWLLSHAPESSDSEFTWENFQSATNKDLADVLGNFVSRVTKFCRSKFDETVPESGTFGPEETTLIETLTTRIRVYEAHMEAMEVRKSAAELRAIWVAGNEYLQTVAPWSTFKTDPHRAAAQIRLALNLIRVYAVLSAPFIPDAAAAMLAGMQTDDDSWPDDVPAALEALKPGHAFTVPEVLFAKITDEQLGEWQARFSGTRD; encoded by the coding sequence ATGGCACGGCATCTGATTACTTCGGCGATCCCCTACATCAACGGGATCAAGCATCTGGGCAACCTCATCGGCAGCCAGCTGCCCGCAGACCTATATGCGCGTTATCTGCGCCAGCGCGGGCACGAAGTTCTATTCCTCTGCGCGACGGACGAACACGGCACACCCGCCGAACTGGCCGCAGCCAAAGCTGGCAAACCCGTCGCGGACTACTGCGCCGAAATGCACATTGTTCAAGCCGACATCGCGCGTGGCTTCCGCCTTAGCTTTGATCATTTCGGGCGATCATCCAGTCCGCAGAACCACGCGCTGACCCAGCATTTCGCAGGCCGCCTGGCCGATCAGGACCTGATCCGCGAAGTCAGTGAAAAGCAGGTTTATTCTAACGCTGATGGTCGTTTCCTTCCCGACCGCTACATCGAGGGCACGTGCCCCAACTGCGGCTACGACAAAGCGCGCGGCGACCAGTGCGAGAACTGCACCAAACAGCTCGACCCGACAGACCTGATTGAGCCCCGCAGCGCCATTTCCGGCTCTACCGATCTGGAAGTGCGTGAGACAAAACACCTCTACCTCAAACAATCAGGGATGCGCGGCCAGTTGAACGACTGGATCGACAGCAAAGCAGACTGGCCCATCCTGACAACATCCATCGCGCGCAAGTGGCTGAATGATGGCGACGGTCTGCGCGACCGCGGCATCACCCGCGATCTGGATTGGGGTATTCCCGTCCGCAAGGGGACCGAGGACTGGCCGGGCATGGAGGGCAAGGTCTTTTACGTCTGGTTTGACGCGCCGATCGAATACATCGCCTGCGCCGGAGAATGGGCGCAGGCCAACGACCTGACAGATTCCGACTGGCAACGCTGGTGGCGCACCGATATGGGCGCGGATGACGTGCGCTACACCCAGTTCATGGGCAAGGATAACGTGCCGTTTCACACCCTCAGCTTTCCAGCCACCATTCTGGGCAGCGGCGAGCCTTGGAAGCTGGTCGATTACATCAAATCATTCAACTACCTCAACTATGACGGCGGCCAGTTCAGCACGTCACAAGGTCGTGGTGTGTTTATGGATCAGGCGCTGGACATCCTGCCAGCGGATTATTGGCGCTGGTGGCTGCTCAGCCATGCGCCAGAGTCGAGCGATTCTGAGTTTACCTGGGAGAATTTCCAAAGCGCGACGAACAAGGACCTGGCTGATGTTCTGGGCAATTTCGTAAGCCGCGTGACCAAGTTCTGCCGCTCAAAATTCGACGAAACCGTACCCGAGAGCGGCACATTCGGACCCGAAGAAACGACGCTGATTGAAACACTGACCACCCGCATCCGCGTCTACGAGGCGCATATGGAAGCGATGGAAGTGCGCAAATCAGCCGCCGAGTTGCGCGCCATATGGGTCGCAGGCAACGAATATCTGCAAACCGTCGCACCATGGTCCACGTTCAAGACCGACCCCCACCGCGCCGCCGCGCAGATCCGGTTGGCACTGAACCTGATCCGCGTCTATGCGGTGCTCAGCGCGCCGTTCATCCCCGATGCCGCCGCAGCGATGTTGGCTGGCATGCAGACGGATGATGACAGCTGGCCCGACGATGTCCCCGCAGCGCTTGAGGCGTTGAAACCCGGCCATGCCTTTACCGTGCCCGAGGTGCTCTTTGCCAAGATTACCGATGAGCAACTCGGGGAATGGCAAGCGCGGTTTTCCGGCACCCGAGACTAA